Proteins encoded in a region of the Spiroplasma endosymbiont of Amphimallon solstitiale genome:
- a CDS encoding BspA family leucine-rich repeat surface protein: MKILIKILSVLTLATTTSNLTSFLNTTLQKTNITTNYIENKTQQDTIYIDKDGKEITTSERDLSNINSKEVIQIGFFKNEQEEIQVVRMPKTIEKVPEQLPPEITSLCDMFFNALKFNQDISKWDTSNITNMDGMFYGASAFNQEILNWNTSKVTTMWAMFYGATSFNKSIWKWNTSKVTNMSSMFFNAYSFNKSIANWNVSNVTHMGYMFYGASKFNQDLSTWNVEKVTEHKRFSLNSGIDNSNKLPKFKN; encoded by the coding sequence ATGAAAATATTAATCAAAATATTAAGTGTTTTAACACTTGCAACAACCACAAGTAATTTAACTAGTTTCTTAAACACAACTTTACAAAAAACTAATATTACAACTAATTATATTGAAAATAAAACACAGCAAGATACAATTTACATTGACAAAGATGGCAAAGAAATAACAACTAGTGAAAGAGATTTGTCAAATATAAATAGTAAAGAAGTTATTCAAATTGGATTTTTTAAAAATGAACAAGAAGAAATTCAAGTTGTCAGAATGCCAAAAACAATCGAAAAAGTTCCAGAACAATTACCACCAGAAATAACATCTCTATGCGATATGTTTTTTAATGCATTAAAATTTAACCAAGACATTTCAAAGTGAGACACTTCTAATATAACAAATATGGACGGCATGTTTTATGGTGCTTCAGCATTTAATCAAGAAATTCTAAATTGAAATACTTCAAAAGTAACAACTATGTGAGCTATGTTTTATGGCGCTACATCATTTAATAAAAGTATTTGAAAATGAAATACTTCAAAAGTAACAAATATGAGTTCTATGTTTTTTAATGCTTATTCATTTAATAAAAGTATTGCAAACTGAAATGTTTCAAATGTAACACATATGGGATATATGTTTTATGGTGCTTCAAAATTTAACCAAGACCTTTCAACATGAAATGTAGAAAAAGTAACAGAGCATAAACGTTTTAGTCTTAATTCAGGAATTGATAATTCTAATAAATTACCAAAATTTAAAAACTAA
- a CDS encoding ABC transporter permease subunit, which translates to MINFRFVKTQFKNVKIPLILFFIILCILIAPILTQDYLAPTITFIGEEHGVSCLGGLGAMTYFNFVFFGIPGLILIFSFSLILNHILVSKEIDKGYLASWLTMPMSRKTILNSKLFVLLSSILILYGSAFVFQLIIFPIRFQDFKLQEFGYLVLYNLGLILLALLWASINWTFISYFNKSVISLSVATGISTVFILFQIMTLFSSIPEVEYLKYFKYMTIASLLNSPFKFGDIPNITPAPGVTEVAKAPIFSIRALDFAWQYPIILIVPLGLFPLGNYFLIKKDLSL; encoded by the coding sequence ATGATTAATTTTAGATTTGTTAAAACACAATTTAAAAATGTTAAAATTCCATTAATATTATTTTTTATAATTTTATGTATTTTAATAGCTCCCATTTTAACACAAGATTATCTTGCTCCAACTATTACATTCATTGGTGAAGAACATGGAGTATCATGTTTAGGTGGATTAGGTGCCATGACTTATTTTAATTTTGTTTTTTTTGGTATTCCGGGGTTAATATTAATTTTTTCTTTTAGTTTAATTTTAAATCATATTTTAGTTTCTAAAGAAATTGATAAAGGTTATTTAGCTTCATGATTAACAATGCCAATGTCTAGAAAAACTATTTTAAATTCAAAACTTTTTGTTTTGCTTTCTTCAATATTAATATTATATGGTTCGGCTTTTGTTTTTCAATTAATTATTTTTCCAATTAGATTTCAAGATTTTAAACTTCAAGAATTTGGATATCTTGTTTTATATAATTTGGGTTTAATATTATTGGCTTTACTTTGAGCATCAATTAATTGAACTTTTATTAGTTACTTTAATAAGTCAGTTATTTCTCTTTCAGTAGCAACAGGTATTTCAACAGTATTTATTTTGTTTCAAATAATGACATTATTCTCTTCTATTCCTGAAGTTGAGTACCTTAAATATTTTAAATATATGACAATTGCTTCTTTATTAAATTCTCCATTTAAGTTTGGTGATATTCCAAATATAACACCTGCTCCGGGTGTTACAGAAGTAGCAAAAGCACCGATTTTTTCTATTAGAGCATTAGATTTTGCTTGACAATATCCAATAATATTAATAGTACCTCTTGGTTTATTTCCATTAGGAAATTATTTTCTTATTAAAAAAGATTTATCTTTGTAA
- a CDS encoding ABC transporter ATP-binding protein, protein MNIIQLKNLTKEYSPNIGCFDINLSINKGEVYGFIGPNGAGKTTVIRQMIGFIKSDTGFAKILDYDCWKESAKIMEFLGYLAGEVTLPDYMSGIVYLKTVANIRKNISWAYVEKLINYFELDAKRKIKKMSKGMKQKVAIISAFMHKPKVLVLDEPTSGLDPLMQERFNTLIRNSKNEGATIFMSSHIFGEIENICDKVAVIKKGKIISEISIKEIQNSAKKNYEIKFSTVKDYNDFLNKKWDIIEKNNITKVIKVNVLSTNVDKFLKELSLYKVDNFKELPFSLEEYFIKFYKDEVNFND, encoded by the coding sequence ATGAATATAATTCAATTAAAAAATTTAACTAAAGAATATTCTCCAAATATTGGTTGTTTTGATATTAATCTTTCAATCAACAAAGGTGAAGTTTATGGTTTTATTGGCCCTAATGGTGCTGGAAAAACTACTGTTATTAGACAAATGATAGGTTTTATTAAATCTGATACTGGCTTTGCAAAGATTTTAGATTATGATTGTTGAAAAGAATCGGCAAAAATTATGGAATTTCTTGGCTATTTAGCTGGTGAAGTAACATTGCCTGATTATATGTCAGGAATTGTTTATTTAAAGACAGTAGCTAATATTAGAAAAAATATTTCTTGGGCATATGTTGAAAAATTAATTAATTATTTTGAACTTGATGCAAAAAGAAAAATTAAAAAAATGTCTAAGGGTATGAAACAAAAAGTAGCGATTATTTCAGCTTTTATGCATAAACCAAAAGTTTTAGTTTTAGATGAACCAACTTCAGGTTTAGATCCTTTAATGCAAGAAAGGTTTAATACTTTAATTAGAAATTCTAAAAATGAAGGTGCAACAATATTTATGAGTTCCCATATTTTTGGCGAAATTGAAAATATATGTGATAAAGTTGCTGTTATTAAAAAAGGGAAAATAATTTCTGAAATATCAATTAAGGAAATACAAAATTCTGCTAAGAAAAATTATGAAATTAAATTTTCAACAGTGAAAGATTATAATGATTTCTTAAATAAAAAATGAGATATTATTGAAAAAAATAATATAACAAAAGTTATTAAAGTGAATGTTTTAAGTACTAATGTTGATAAGTTTTTAAAAGAATTATCACTTTATAAAGTTGATAATTTTAAAGAATTACCATTTAGTTTAGAAGAATATTTTATTAAATTTTATAAGGATGAGGTAAATTTTAATGATTAA
- a CDS encoding transposase-like zinc-binding domain-containing protein, with translation MSDKDFIEIFRENKTRIKQIEKKEKFEAVEQKFKEKGIQCPDCSSFLCTKYGSKDYKQRYKCKSCNITFHAFKNHYFYWSHLSHDQWDLLIQIATLGQSAYIISQFINTTNKTAWFNRQKFMKSTQLVKTQNQFVKLKARIEIDETFIKEIHKGNFKDPNDPRKQWIEENAKDLNCCIQMAIDENRNIYAQTTNTKRLNKKWVQENLTSKLIEENSIIVCDMQVLYDTVAKQTKSTIQ, from the coding sequence AAATTGAGAAAAAAGAAAAATTTGAAGCAGTCGAACAAAAATTCAAAGAGAAAGGGATTCAATGTCCAGATTGTAGTTCTTTTTTGTGTACTAAATATGGTAGTAAAGATTATAAGCAAAGATATAAATGTAAAAGTTGTAATATTACTTTTCATGCTTTTAAAAATCATTATTTTTATTGAAGTCATTTATCTCATGATCAATGAGATTTATTGATACAAATAGCTACTTTAGGTCAATCTGCTTATATTATTTCTCAATTTATTAATACTACAAATAAAACTGCCTGATTTAATCGTCAAAAATTTATGAAATCAACACAATTAGTAAAAACACAAAATCAATTTGTAAAATTAAAAGCTAGAATTGAAATTGACGAAACTTTTATCAAAGAAATTCATAAAGGAAACTTTAAAGATCCAAATGATCCAAGAAAACAATGAATTGAAGAAAATGCTAAAGATTTAAATTGTTGTATTCAAATGGCAATTGATGAAAACCGAAATATCTATGCTCAAACAACAAATACTAAAAGATTAAATAAAAAATGAGTACAAGAAAACTTAACATCGAAACTTATCGAAGAAAATTCAATTATAGTTTGTGATATGCAAGTATTATATGATACAGTAGCTAAACAAACTAAATCCACTATCCAGTAG